DNA from Verrucomicrobiota bacterium:
TTTTGCCTGGGGCTGCGTTGCTCCTCGGTCACAGCCCCACTGGCGGGGGATGCTCGCTCGTCGCGCCTTGCCCCAGGCCAAATTGGGCGCAACGAACGTGAGCGTATTTACGAAACGGACCACTAAGCCACCGCCACGCAGACGGAAGGGAACTGTGCACGTTCGTCGCGCTCTGGCTCAGCGCCGTGGCCTTGATTGCGCTTTGGTTCGCCGCGCTCGGTTGAGCAACGCAGGCTGTCAATGCTCGGCCAAGACCTGGCGGACCAAGGACGGTTCATGGGAAGTTTCCTGTTCCTTTCGGACCTGCACTTGGCCCACGAACCGTGCGGACCGCAGCCTTCAGGCTGCTTCCGCGCACTCTCCGCAGTCAGGCGTTGAAGCGGCCTAAAGGCCACGGTCCGGAGGAACGGTTCATGGGAAGCCTGCTTGGTTTCAGAACCATGCACGCGGCCCATGAACCACGCCCGGCATGTAGTCCCGGCTTTAGCCGGTCGGGCGCCCCGGACCCTAAAGGCGGGACTACAAACCAACGTCGGTTCATGGGAAGGGGTCTCTTATTTCGGATTCCGTAGGAGCTCCTGGCGCTTTTGATCGGGGGAATTCGTCAGCCACGCCAACGGAAACACCGCGAAAGAGATTCTCTCATAGATGGATTTCTCGCCTCGCTCGTAAAGGCATCCGATGGATTTGTCCGGAAGCACGGTCAAACAGGAGTAGGCCGAGAGTCCGCCGTGGAGTTGTTTCGCGACCGGCCAGGTTTTGCCCTGATCGTAACTGACACGCACAGTCATCTTCTCGCGCCTCGTGCTCGCCGGATTAGAGAACAGCAGAAGCGGCGCCTGGGCCGAATCTCCCCAGTCGTAACGCAAAAGGCTCGCCTGACAGACTGGCTCGATCAACGTGCCGTCCTCGACCGGTCTCGACCAGGTGAGTCCGCCGTCGCGGCTGGTGGAAATCATCCGCCGGTTGTTGGCCTGATAGCTCCGCATGTTCAGCAGCAAGGAACCGTCGGCGAGTTCGACCACTTGCGATTCGTTGCAGTTCGGTCCGACCCCACCGCCCAGTTTCCAGTTCGCGCCGTGGTCGTCACTATAAATGACGTGCGACTGGCGCGCCGTTGTCACAGCGACTTTGTTATCGCAGGGAATCACCAGCCGGCCAGATTTCAATTGAATGCCAACGCCGGGGCCGGTCGCGTACCAGGTCCAGTTGGCGGCTTTGACAGTTTTGGTTATTTCGACGGGCCTGGCCCAACTTGCCCCATCGTCGGTGCTCTTCGTCATCCAGACCGAGCGCGTGCCTTTGCTGGTGCCATCGACAATTTGGGCTTCGCGATCCTGGCCAAGGTTATGAGTCATGGGCAGCCAGATCGTGCCTGTCGTTCGGTCCACAACAGGGCAAGGATTGCCGCAGGTGTTGGTGCTATCGTCCCAAACAACCTGGACGGGCTGCCAGGTGCGGCCCTGATCGAAGCTGCGCTTCAACAGCAGGTCGATGTTGCCCGTGTCGCTGGTCCCACGCTTGCGGCCTTC
Protein-coding regions in this window:
- a CDS encoding exo-alpha-sialidase, which translates into the protein MKPWRLKICATPALRVLLLAAAFLFGLAHAVMGADTSAVRETDVFVAGQDGYHTFRIPSIIVTPKGTLLAFCEGRKRGTSDTGNIDLLLKRSFDQGRTWQPVQVVWDDSTNTCGNPCPVVDRTTGTIWLPMTHNLGQDREAQIVDGTSKGTRSVWMTKSTDDGASWARPVEITKTVKAANWTWYATGPGVGIQLKSGRLVIPCDNKVAVTTARQSHVIYSDDHGANWKLGGGVGPNCNESQVVELADGSLLLNMRSYQANNRRMISTSRDGGLTWSRPVEDGTLIEPVCQASLLRYDWGDSAQAPLLLFSNPASTRREKMTVRVSYDQGKTWPVAKQLHGGLSAYSCLTVLPDKSIGCLYERGEKSIYERISFAVFPLAWLTNSPDQKRQELLRNPK